A stretch of the Macaca mulatta isolate MMU2019108-1 chromosome 16, T2T-MMU8v2.0, whole genome shotgun sequence genome encodes the following:
- the LOC144336085 gene encoding uncharacterized protein LOC144336085, translating to MTECFSESFICSSMHPPTYLSIHPTTHPSTHPFTHSPIHPSIHLPTYPSIHPPTHPSTHPSIHPSIHPSNHLSHPPIHLPIHPSTHPPIHPSTHPSIHLPTHPSIYHPFTHPSIHPSTYPSTHPPIHPSTIHPPIRPPTYLFIHPSIHPPIHPPIYLPIYPPTHPSIYLSIHPSIHPSIHPSTHPPIHLSTHPSIHLPSTYPSTHPPIHPSTIHPPIRPPTYLFIHPSIHPSTYPSTHPPIHPSTYLFIHPSIHPSIHPTIQPLIPPSHPSTHPPIHPSTIHQPTHSSIHPPTHPCINPPIHLPTHPTIHLFTHPPTHSSIHPLTHPSIHLPTHPSIHPSTIHPPIHPPTYPSIHPPIHVSIHSSIHPPTQPCIHLPIHPPIYPSTHPPIHLSIHAPTHPSIRTPTHPSIY from the exons ATGACTGAGTGTTTCAGTGAGTCATTCATCTGTTCCTCCATGCATCCACCCacctacctatccatccatccaaccacccatccttctacccatccattcacccattcacccatccatccatccatccatctacccacctacccatccattcatccacccactcatccatccac ccatccatccatccatccatccatccatccatccaaccacttatcccacccacctatccatctacccatccatccatctacccacccacccatccatccatctac ccacccatccatccatctacccacccatccatccatctaccatccattcacccacccatccatccatccatctacctacccatctacccacccacccatccatccatctaccatccacccacccatccgtCCACCCacctatctattcatccatccatccatccatccacccatccacccacccatctacctacccatctacccacccacccatccatccatctacctatctattcatccatccatccatccatccatccatccatctacccacccacccatccatctatctacccacccatccatccatct tccatctacctacccatctacccacccacccatccatccatctaccatccacccacccatccgtCCACCCacctatctattcatccatccatccatccatccatctacctacccatctacccacccacccatccatccatctacctatctattcatccatccatccatccatccatccatccatccaaccatccaaccaCTTATCCCACCCagccatccatctacccacccacccatccatccatctaccatccatcaacccacccattcatccattcacccacccacccatccatgtatcaatccacccatccatctgccCACCCACCCAACCATCCATCTAtttacccatccacccacccattcatctattcacccactcacccatccatccatccatctacccacccacccatccatccatccatctaccatccatccacccatccatccacccacatatccatccatccatccacccatccatgtgtccatccactcatccatccacccacccacccaaccatgcatccatctacccatccacccacccatttatccatccacccacccacccatccatctatccatccacgcacccacccatccatccattcgtacacccacccacccatccatctattaa